The Agromyces sp. LHK192 genome includes a window with the following:
- a CDS encoding SHOCT domain-containing protein: protein MGRPGLIGMAARTAVVAGTATAVSGSMQRHQQQKAYDQQQQQAYEQQQAYEQQQAMAQQAAQDVYAQQQAAAAAAPPAAPAAAPAAGGTDVVAELQKLAALKEQGILSDEEFAAAKAKLLG, encoded by the coding sequence ATGGGTCGTCCCGGGCTGATCGGCATGGCGGCGCGAACGGCGGTCGTCGCCGGCACCGCCACCGCGGTTTCGGGCAGCATGCAGCGCCACCAGCAGCAGAAGGCGTACGACCAGCAGCAACAGCAGGCGTACGAACAGCAGCAGGCGTACGAGCAGCAGCAGGCGATGGCGCAGCAGGCCGCGCAGGACGTGTACGCCCAGCAGCAGGCAGCGGCCGCGGCCGCGCCGCCTGCAGCGCCGGCCGCCGCGCCCGCAGCCGGTGGCACCGACGTGGTCGCCGAGCTGCAGAAGCTCGCGGCCCTCAAGGAGCAGGGCATCCTCTCCGACGAGGAGTTCGCCGCGGCGAAGGCGAAGCTGCTCGGCTGA
- a CDS encoding DUF6325 family protein — protein sequence MAEFEYGPVELYLVGFEGDRLDQGTVEALTELIDAGDIRLIDLLIVSREENGDVEVTEVEDLGDEIDVTRLTLEAGGLVGEDDVAEFAEAIAPGTSAALLAIELVWAKKLASRFNQAGGIVLQTERIPAPVVNAVLAEAEGE from the coding sequence TTGGCAGAATTCGAGTACGGCCCGGTCGAGCTCTATCTCGTCGGGTTCGAAGGGGATCGGCTCGACCAGGGCACGGTCGAAGCGCTCACGGAGCTGATCGACGCCGGAGACATCCGGCTGATCGACCTGCTCATCGTGTCGCGCGAGGAGAACGGCGACGTCGAGGTCACCGAGGTGGAAGACCTGGGCGACGAGATCGACGTCACCCGGCTCACGCTCGAGGCCGGAGGCCTGGTCGGCGAGGACGACGTCGCTGAGTTCGCCGAGGCGATCGCGCCCGGCACCTCGGCCGCGCTGCTCGCGATCGAGCTGGTGTGGGCGAAGAAGCTCGCGTCGCGGTTCAACCAGGCGGGCGGCATCGTGCTGCAGACCGAGCGCATTCCGGCGCCGGTCGTCAACGCGGTGCTCGCCGAAGCGGAAGGAGAGTAG
- a CDS encoding polysaccharide lyase family 1 protein — protein MPRTPVRRTIATASAGALIAAAGVMGIALPAANAATGSATGYATQNGGTTGGAGGATVRATTGTEIHAALCNRASTSTPIVIEVQGTITVGNTGKVSGDGCSTAAGVIELKDISNVSIIGVGSGALFDQVGIHIRGSENIIIQNVHVRNVKKSGSPTSNGGDAIGMESGVRNVWVDHATLEASGGESEGFDGLFDMKADTKYVTLSYSVLKNSGRGGLIGSSESDRANGFVTFHHNLYQNIDSRAPLLRGGIAHIYNNHYVSLNESGINSRAGAQARLDNNYFEDSKDVLGTFYTDQAGTWQVNGNIFDNVTWSAPSGDDKPAGPNPVSTTSVSIPYSFQLDAANCVPSVVGATAGANRGLKVSDGSCTPQNPDPTTPPTTPPTTPPTTPPTTPPTTPPSGQNLSLGAGADGSGKASGTGYGNAIDGSLTTYWSPSSSTGRISVKWDSAKTVSSIVIREASGAVGNIGAWRVVNNDTGAVLKTGTGAGTISFTATSLKKINFEITSSTGTPRVAEFETYGG, from the coding sequence ATGCCACGCACTCCTGTCCGCAGAACCATCGCGACCGCCTCGGCGGGCGCGCTCATCGCCGCCGCGGGGGTGATGGGCATCGCGCTGCCGGCCGCCAACGCGGCCACCGGCAGCGCCACGGGCTACGCCACGCAGAACGGCGGCACGACGGGCGGCGCCGGCGGCGCGACCGTCCGCGCCACCACCGGCACCGAGATCCACGCCGCCCTGTGCAACCGCGCCAGCACCTCGACCCCGATCGTCATCGAGGTCCAGGGCACGATCACCGTCGGCAACACCGGGAAGGTCTCGGGCGACGGCTGCAGCACCGCGGCCGGCGTCATCGAACTGAAGGACATCTCCAACGTCTCGATCATCGGCGTCGGGAGCGGGGCCCTGTTCGACCAGGTCGGCATCCACATCCGCGGGTCCGAGAACATCATCATCCAGAACGTGCACGTGCGGAACGTGAAGAAGTCGGGCTCGCCGACCTCCAACGGCGGCGACGCGATCGGCATGGAGTCGGGCGTGCGCAACGTCTGGGTCGACCACGCCACGCTCGAGGCGTCGGGCGGCGAGTCGGAGGGCTTCGACGGCCTCTTCGACATGAAGGCCGACACGAAGTATGTGACGCTCTCGTACAGCGTGCTCAAGAACTCGGGACGCGGCGGGCTGATCGGCTCGAGCGAGAGCGACCGGGCGAACGGGTTCGTGACGTTCCACCACAACCTGTACCAGAACATCGACTCCCGGGCACCGCTCCTGCGCGGTGGCATCGCCCACATCTACAACAACCACTACGTGAGCCTGAACGAGTCGGGCATCAACTCGCGGGCGGGCGCCCAGGCGAGGCTGGACAACAACTACTTCGAGGACTCGAAGGACGTGCTCGGCACCTTCTACACCGACCAGGCCGGCACCTGGCAGGTCAACGGCAACATCTTCGACAACGTGACCTGGTCGGCGCCGAGCGGCGACGACAAGCCCGCAGGGCCGAACCCGGTGTCGACGACGTCCGTCTCGATCCCGTACTCGTTCCAGCTCGACGCCGCGAACTGCGTGCCCTCGGTGGTCGGCGCCACCGCCGGCGCGAACCGGGGGCTGAAGGTCTCCGACGGGTCCTGCACCCCGCAGAACCCCGACCCGACCACGCCGCCCACCACGCCGCCCACGACGCCGCCGACCACGCCCCCGACGACCCCGCCCACCACGCCGCCGAGCGGCCAGAACCTCAGCCTCGGCGCCGGCGCCGACGGCTCGGGCAAGGCGAGCGGCACGGGATACGGCAACGCCATCGACGGTTCGCTGACCACGTACTGGTCGCCGTCGTCGTCGACCGGCCGCATCTCGGTCAAGTGGGACTCCGCGAAGACGGTCTCCTCGATCGTCATCCGTGAGGCGTCCGGAGCCGTCGGCAACATCGGCGCCTGGCGGGTCGTGAACAACGACACCGGCGCGGTGCTCAAGACCGGCACCGGCGCCGGCACGATCAGCTTCACGGCGACCAGCCTGAAGAAGATCAACTTCGAGATCACGAGCTCGACCGGCACCCCGCGGGTCGCCGAGTTCGAGACGTACGGAGGCTAG
- a CDS encoding DUF998 domain-containing protein, with protein sequence MVHETAAATPPRSIESSRLRMETDAVLAGTAAAAVCGVVAVLLFAGREVPLWGGFSVGAVAAIGAVASTVVVAYLGYWRARHRPGQEWRLAIRPWMFVLDATTVSLVHAALAGIFTASVFVVLQRSFDGLRVDVIIGTICVAAAAGASGYLSYLSVSDISTRKMATLLVSFMALATLASIAAVEDEYWWEYHFSQLGTAGDFSAWLFNATLIVAGFFVTTFTLYLHRDLAALVDAGLLEHRWAPRLMSTAFVVLGIMLAGVGLFPLHVNMAAHNGCASGMAAAFAIMVLGSPYILRGLPRRFFVFCYATFGVLIGGFLLFVPIGYYNLTAFELVAFTVIFSWITVFIRFVDALADAPAAAPDPGRTPTATTPVA encoded by the coding sequence ATGGTTCACGAAACGGCCGCGGCGACGCCGCCGCGGAGCATCGAGTCCTCACGACTGCGCATGGAGACCGACGCCGTGCTGGCCGGCACCGCGGCCGCGGCAGTCTGCGGCGTGGTCGCCGTGCTGCTCTTCGCCGGCCGCGAGGTGCCGCTTTGGGGCGGGTTCTCCGTCGGTGCCGTCGCGGCGATCGGCGCGGTCGCCTCGACGGTCGTCGTCGCCTACCTCGGGTACTGGAGGGCGCGTCACCGGCCGGGCCAGGAGTGGCGGCTCGCCATCAGGCCGTGGATGTTCGTGCTCGACGCCACGACGGTCTCGCTCGTGCACGCGGCCCTCGCTGGGATCTTCACCGCGTCGGTGTTCGTGGTCCTGCAGCGCAGTTTCGACGGACTCCGGGTCGACGTGATCATCGGCACGATCTGCGTGGCCGCGGCGGCGGGCGCGAGCGGATACCTTTCCTACCTGTCGGTGTCGGACATCTCGACCCGGAAGATGGCGACCCTGCTCGTGTCGTTCATGGCGCTCGCGACGCTCGCGAGCATCGCCGCGGTGGAGGACGAGTACTGGTGGGAGTACCACTTCAGCCAGCTCGGCACCGCGGGCGACTTCTCGGCGTGGCTGTTCAACGCCACGCTCATCGTCGCGGGGTTCTTCGTGACGACCTTCACGCTGTACCTGCACCGCGACCTCGCGGCGCTGGTCGACGCGGGGCTGCTCGAGCACCGCTGGGCACCGCGGCTGATGTCGACCGCGTTCGTGGTGCTCGGCATCATGCTCGCGGGCGTCGGCCTGTTCCCGCTGCACGTCAACATGGCGGCCCACAACGGGTGCGCATCGGGCATGGCCGCGGCGTTCGCGATCATGGTGCTCGGTTCGCCCTACATCCTGCGGGGGCTGCCCCGGCGGTTCTTCGTCTTCTGCTACGCCACGTTCGGCGTGCTCATCGGCGGCTTCCTGCTCTTCGTGCCGATCGGCTACTACAACCTGACCGCGTTCGAGCTGGTCGCCTTCACGGTCATCTTCAGCTGGATCACCGTCTTCATCAGGTTCGTCGATGCGTTGGCGGATGCCCCCGCAGCCGCGCCCGACCCCGGGCGGACGCCGACGGCGACGACGCCGGTCGCCTGA
- a CDS encoding DUF2252 domain-containing protein produces MTDHAAVAVSARDPIDVLERQAETRVPGLLALRHARMAASPFAFYRGAAAIMADDLRELPDSGIASQLCGDAHLSNIGFYASPERALVADLNDFDETAPGPFEWDLKRMATSFEIAARSRGFADDVRADLVAHLVRSYAAAMRTAAKAPAIELFTARLDVTSLLAGIRHELPQHASDRATRAVGRMQRRDSRSAVRKLAERDADGRLRFTADPPLLVPVAQLVEQGVATTAEADERLHAVMRRYRESLAPERRRLLDRYRMTDAAMKVVGVGSVGTRAWIVLLEGDRKRDVLVLQAKEAQRSVIEGPGGAPAHQGERVVRGQRMLQALGDVLLGWTDEAGPDGTARDFYVRQFRDWKGSAEVELMEPETMRVYARYCGIVLARAHARGGDPSMISGYVGGGRDLAAALVAFGAAYADRNDADHAALLAAIASGRLEGTAA; encoded by the coding sequence TTGACCGATCACGCCGCGGTCGCCGTCTCCGCCCGGGATCCCATCGACGTGCTCGAGCGCCAGGCCGAGACGCGGGTGCCGGGGCTGCTCGCGTTGCGGCACGCCCGCATGGCCGCATCGCCGTTCGCGTTCTACCGCGGTGCCGCGGCGATCATGGCCGACGACCTGCGGGAACTCCCCGACTCGGGCATCGCATCGCAGCTGTGCGGCGACGCCCACCTGTCGAACATCGGGTTCTACGCGTCGCCCGAGCGCGCGCTGGTGGCAGATCTCAACGACTTCGACGAGACCGCGCCCGGCCCGTTCGAGTGGGACCTGAAACGGATGGCGACGAGCTTCGAGATCGCGGCACGCTCGCGCGGCTTCGCCGACGACGTCCGCGCCGACCTCGTGGCCCACCTCGTTCGCTCGTACGCGGCTGCGATGCGGACGGCAGCAAAGGCGCCCGCGATAGAACTCTTCACGGCGCGGCTCGACGTGACGAGCCTGCTCGCGGGCATCCGACACGAACTCCCGCAGCACGCATCCGACCGCGCCACGCGAGCTGTCGGTCGAATGCAGCGGCGCGACAGCCGGAGCGCCGTACGCAAGCTCGCCGAGCGCGATGCCGACGGGCGGCTGCGCTTCACGGCCGACCCGCCGCTGCTCGTCCCGGTCGCGCAACTCGTCGAGCAAGGAGTCGCGACGACCGCGGAGGCGGACGAGCGGCTGCACGCCGTCATGCGCCGGTACCGCGAGTCGCTGGCGCCGGAGCGTCGACGCCTGCTCGACCGCTACCGCATGACGGACGCCGCCATGAAGGTCGTCGGCGTCGGCAGCGTCGGCACCCGCGCCTGGATCGTGCTGCTCGAGGGCGACCGCAAGCGCGACGTCCTCGTATTGCAGGCCAAGGAGGCCCAGCGCTCGGTCATCGAGGGGCCCGGCGGTGCTCCGGCGCACCAGGGCGAACGGGTGGTCCGGGGCCAGCGGATGCTCCAGGCCCTCGGAGATGTGCTGTTGGGCTGGACCGACGAGGCGGGACCCGACGGCACTGCCCGCGACTTCTACGTCCGGCAGTTCCGCGACTGGAAGGGGTCGGCGGAGGTCGAGCTGATGGAGCCCGAGACGATGCGCGTCTATGCGCGCTACTGCGGCATCGTCCTCGCGAGGGCGCACGCCCGAGGAGGCGATCCCTCGATGATCTCGGGGTACGTCGGCGGCGGGCGCGACCTCGCCGCCGCGCTGGTCGCCTTCGGAGCGGCTTACGCCGACCGGAACGACGCCGACCACGCCGCGCTGCTGGCCGCGATCGCGTCGGGCCGCCTCGAGGGCACGGCCGCATGA
- a CDS encoding MFS transporter, which produces MSAAPGEQARAATSRAVIPLAIAQFIMVLDSSVMSVSISQLVEEFDTTVSTIQLAITLYALVMAALMLTGGKIGDLFGRLRMFRLGLVIYAVGSLMTALAPTVGVLIVGWSFIEGAGAALVLPALAALVAGSYEGEGRARAYGLLGGVAGAGIAIGPLIGGWLTTSYSWRWVFAGEVVLVIVVLVVSGWIAKDQPGARFRLDVGGAVLSALGLSLIVVGVLQSGTWGWFVPLQSPIEPFGFALTPFVIAAGFAVLWLFAVWERRVVARGRVPLLDVANLRIPELRAGLASLLAQNLILLGIFFAVPLYLQVTQGMDAFQTGLRLLPTSVAMLLAAAVGARLGPRFGARAIVRAGLVTIAAAAVLIISTVEPQLATTPFAIGMALVGLGTGLLASQLGNVVQSAVPPEARSEAGGLQYTAQNLGSSLGTALVGSLMVGALAASILGLIAEDPDIESAVAEQATVQVSSGIEYVPPADAERALLDAGFPPEQVDDLVEHYAASQLFGVKAGMLACAAAALIAIPFTRRLPGRAARE; this is translated from the coding sequence ATGAGCGCCGCACCGGGCGAGCAGGCGCGGGCCGCGACCTCCCGCGCGGTCATCCCGCTCGCGATCGCGCAGTTCATCATGGTGCTCGACAGCTCGGTGATGAGCGTCTCGATCAGCCAGCTCGTCGAGGAGTTCGACACCACGGTCTCGACCATCCAGCTCGCGATCACGCTCTACGCGCTCGTGATGGCGGCGCTGATGCTGACGGGCGGCAAGATCGGCGACCTCTTCGGCCGGTTGCGCATGTTCCGGCTCGGCCTCGTGATCTACGCGGTGGGCTCGCTGATGACCGCGCTGGCGCCGACCGTCGGCGTGCTCATCGTCGGCTGGTCCTTCATCGAGGGCGCTGGTGCGGCGCTGGTGCTCCCCGCCCTCGCCGCACTCGTCGCCGGCAGCTACGAGGGCGAGGGTCGCGCACGGGCGTACGGCCTGCTCGGCGGCGTCGCCGGCGCGGGGATCGCGATCGGCCCGCTCATCGGCGGATGGCTCACGACGTCGTACTCCTGGCGGTGGGTGTTCGCGGGCGAGGTCGTGCTGGTGATCGTGGTGCTCGTCGTCAGCGGCTGGATCGCGAAGGATCAGCCCGGGGCGAGGTTCCGGCTCGACGTGGGCGGCGCCGTGCTGTCGGCGCTCGGCCTCTCGCTCATCGTGGTCGGCGTGCTGCAGAGCGGCACCTGGGGGTGGTTCGTCCCGCTGCAGTCGCCCATCGAGCCGTTCGGGTTCGCCCTCACCCCGTTCGTCATCGCCGCGGGATTCGCGGTGCTCTGGCTGTTCGCGGTGTGGGAGCGGCGCGTCGTGGCCCGCGGACGGGTCCCGTTGCTCGACGTGGCGAACCTGCGGATCCCCGAGCTCCGGGCGGGACTCGCCAGCCTGCTCGCGCAGAACCTCATCCTGCTCGGCATCTTCTTCGCGGTGCCGCTGTACCTGCAGGTCACCCAGGGCATGGACGCCTTCCAGACCGGGCTGCGCCTGCTGCCCACCTCGGTCGCGATGCTCCTCGCGGCCGCCGTCGGGGCGCGCCTCGGTCCCCGGTTCGGTGCGCGGGCGATCGTGCGCGCCGGCCTCGTCACGATCGCCGCCGCCGCGGTGCTCATCATCTCGACCGTCGAGCCGCAGCTCGCCACGACGCCGTTCGCGATCGGGATGGCGCTCGTCGGGCTCGGCACCGGCCTGCTCGCCTCCCAGCTCGGGAACGTGGTGCAGTCGGCCGTGCCGCCCGAGGCGCGCAGCGAGGCCGGCGGCCTCCAGTACACGGCGCAGAACCTCGGCTCGTCGCTCGGCACCGCACTCGTCGGGTCGCTGATGGTCGGCGCGCTCGCGGCATCGATCCTCGGCCTGATCGCCGAGGATCCCGACATCGAGTCGGCGGTGGCCGAACAGGCGACCGTCCAGGTCTCTTCGGGCATCGAGTACGTGCCCCCGGCCGACGCCGAACGCGCCCTGCTCGACGCGGGATTCCCGCCCGAGCAGGTCGACGACCTCGTCGAGCACTACGCCGCGTCGCAACTGTTCGGCGTGAAGGCGGGCATGCTGGCGTGCGCGGCGGCGGCGCTGATCGCGATCCCGTTCACCCGACGGCTGCCGGGCCGCGCCGCCCGCGAGTGA
- a CDS encoding LuxR C-terminal-related transcriptional regulator, whose translation MRWHGMHPVHAVDRPGLRARLDAGRASPLTLVVAPAGAGKSVLLSQWAASLEGTRVAWLDMSPADDDPARLTRRILREVGAAGAGPEGADPTPGPGGLGEAAVEALAQTLRDAGPIVVVFDDLHRVSNAAIISDLWSLADQLPANAHFVFASRIDLRLAWSRHRLAHGMVELRQADLAFDRETTAAVITHVARTATDAAVVGRIHQRTDGWPAGVQLSAISLRSHTPGLELDDRLAMEFLGEEVLDAMEPERRSALTRLAVADELGAGLVEAVGLVDDGAAFLAGLAHDSLFVAPVPGRPGCFRLHQLFRDVLLLRLRAAGADDEGELASIAAAWYRAHDAPDAAIDCLLSAHRWDEAIDDILPYSRELYERGESATVAAWLARVPRAVRRSRIEAEVLYAAAERMSGNAALAEDLLQGVIDTPGLADGLAAAARVQMASCVQFRPHAELYLQHARHARTLLDRTAPADDGMSLFGSAALLRLLVELAEGRARFLMGDVAHARQVLGGALRLDAAYGHYRIHALGAFALAAAWDGWLREAVEACDEALLIARQLDLLANPALADAYLARACIAIQRGETDSGALALHEGHLRAVANGRDQLAWVAYALAGMIEPEGMMPAARPPESAPPPVTRRALRIMEYRRKRESGRPATVSCPSGEAWGHLRFEEVASLLLREGADAAAGRVRTAPGAASGAPTAATLREIARAWIAHAAGDRAAAGSHLRAAIAIAGPEHLVLPFHFAGTAFMRIFEELPADADGFRREVLTTAEAARLRELSPLEDPLTARELELLAYLPSRLSNGEIAAKCFVSLNTVKTHLAHIYRKLGAASRDEAVARAAELGLVDAGVTFRTG comes from the coding sequence ATGCGTTGGCACGGCATGCACCCCGTCCATGCCGTCGACCGGCCCGGACTCAGGGCGCGACTCGATGCCGGCCGGGCCTCGCCGCTGACGCTCGTCGTCGCGCCGGCCGGCGCGGGCAAGAGCGTGCTGCTCTCGCAATGGGCGGCGAGTCTGGAGGGCACTCGCGTGGCCTGGCTCGACATGAGCCCGGCCGACGACGACCCGGCACGACTGACGCGCAGGATACTGCGGGAGGTGGGTGCCGCCGGGGCAGGGCCCGAGGGCGCCGACCCGACACCCGGCCCGGGCGGGCTCGGCGAGGCAGCGGTCGAGGCGCTCGCGCAGACGCTCCGTGACGCCGGCCCGATCGTGGTCGTCTTCGACGACCTCCATCGCGTCTCCAACGCCGCGATCATCTCGGACCTGTGGAGCCTCGCCGACCAGCTCCCCGCGAACGCGCATTTCGTGTTCGCGTCGCGGATCGATCTGCGACTGGCCTGGAGCCGCCACCGTCTCGCGCACGGCATGGTCGAGCTCCGACAGGCCGACCTGGCCTTCGATCGCGAGACCACGGCTGCGGTCATCACCCACGTCGCACGGACCGCGACGGATGCCGCCGTCGTCGGGCGCATCCACCAGCGCACGGACGGATGGCCCGCCGGCGTCCAGCTCTCCGCGATCAGCCTGCGCTCCCACACGCCGGGCCTCGAGCTCGACGACCGGCTCGCGATGGAGTTCCTCGGGGAGGAGGTGCTCGACGCGATGGAGCCCGAACGGCGGTCGGCGTTGACCCGCCTGGCCGTCGCCGACGAGTTGGGCGCCGGGCTCGTGGAGGCGGTGGGACTCGTCGACGACGGAGCGGCGTTCCTCGCCGGACTCGCGCACGACTCGTTGTTCGTCGCCCCCGTGCCGGGCCGCCCCGGGTGCTTCCGACTGCACCAGCTCTTCCGGGATGTCCTCCTGCTGCGCCTGCGCGCGGCCGGCGCCGACGACGAGGGCGAGCTCGCAAGCATCGCGGCCGCGTGGTACCGCGCGCACGACGCCCCGGATGCCGCGATCGACTGCCTGCTCTCCGCCCACCGGTGGGACGAGGCGATCGACGACATCCTCCCGTACAGCCGCGAGCTCTACGAGCGCGGAGAGTCCGCCACCGTGGCGGCGTGGCTGGCCCGGGTGCCGCGAGCCGTACGTCGCTCCCGCATCGAGGCGGAGGTCCTGTACGCCGCCGCCGAGCGGATGTCGGGCAACGCGGCGCTGGCCGAGGACCTGCTGCAGGGCGTCATCGACACGCCCGGCCTGGCCGACGGGCTCGCGGCCGCCGCCCGGGTGCAGATGGCCTCGTGCGTGCAGTTCCGACCCCACGCCGAGCTGTACCTGCAGCACGCCCGCCACGCGCGGACCCTGCTCGACCGGACGGCCCCGGCGGACGACGGCATGTCGCTGTTCGGCTCCGCCGCGCTGCTGCGGCTCCTCGTCGAGCTGGCGGAGGGACGGGCCCGGTTCCTGATGGGCGACGTCGCGCACGCGCGGCAGGTCCTCGGGGGCGCGCTGCGGCTCGACGCCGCCTACGGTCACTACCGGATCCACGCGCTCGGCGCGTTCGCGCTCGCTGCGGCGTGGGACGGATGGCTCCGCGAGGCCGTCGAGGCGTGCGACGAGGCGCTGCTGATCGCACGGCAGCTCGATCTCCTGGCCAATCCCGCTCTCGCCGACGCCTACCTCGCCCGCGCCTGCATCGCCATCCAGCGAGGCGAGACCGATTCCGGGGCCCTCGCCCTGCACGAGGGCCACCTCCGCGCGGTCGCCAACGGGCGCGACCAGCTCGCCTGGGTCGCCTACGCGCTCGCGGGCATGATCGAGCCCGAGGGCATGATGCCGGCCGCGCGGCCGCCCGAGAGTGCGCCGCCGCCGGTCACGAGGCGGGCGCTTCGGATCATGGAGTACCGGCGTAAGCGGGAGTCCGGAAGGCCGGCGACGGTGTCCTGCCCGTCAGGCGAGGCGTGGGGGCATCTCCGTTTCGAGGAGGTCGCCTCGCTGCTCCTCCGCGAGGGTGCCGACGCTGCGGCCGGGCGCGTGCGAACCGCACCGGGAGCGGCATCCGGTGCGCCGACGGCGGCGACGCTTCGCGAGATCGCGAGGGCCTGGATCGCGCACGCAGCCGGAGACCGCGCGGCCGCCGGCAGCCACCTTCGCGCCGCGATCGCGATCGCCGGGCCGGAGCATCTCGTCCTGCCGTTCCACTTCGCCGGCACGGCGTTCATGCGCATCTTCGAGGAGCTTCCCGCCGACGCCGACGGATTCCGCCGGGAAGTGCTCACGACCGCCGAGGCGGCCCGCCTCCGTGAGCTCAGTCCGCTCGAGGACCCGCTCACGGCGCGCGAGCTCGAGCTGCTCGCCTACCTGCCGAGCCGGCTGTCGAACGGCGAGATCGCGGCGAAGTGCTTCGTGTCCCTGAATACCGTGAAGACCCACCTGGCGCACATCTACCGGAAGCTCGGAGCCGCCTCCCGCGACGAGGCGGTCGCCCGCGCGGCCGAACTGGGGCTCGTCGACGCGGGCGTCACGTTCAGGACCGGCTGA